The following is a genomic window from Anopheles aquasalis chromosome 3, idAnoAquaMG_Q_19, whole genome shotgun sequence.
TCTTCCTGGCGGCCAAGTCCAAATCCGACTAATAAGATGCCGAACAATGCAGCCGCTTGGACCTTTGAAATACTCAGCAAAGAAAAGCTTTCTAGTCAAAGTCAAAGACGTTCAATTATGAGGCGATGTTAattcgttgttttttattgtttttagaatTGTGATTTTATACCACGCCGGTACTGGCCGGGCCCCTCTCCTTCAAAGTGTGTGCGAGCAATGAACAATCCTAGAGGTGTTATGGTGCATTTTCCGTCCcgttgataaatatttatgcttGGAATAAGTTAGCCGTGGTATCTAGTGCTGTATGATCGAAACACTGTGCGAGACACCCAgaacgaaataaagaaaaGGCCGATGCACTCGACTCCAAGTACCGCTCAGAAGCCATCCAACATGTTGCCATCGTAGAACGGCAGATCGAACCACTGCCACATATCCGATCGAGAGGTATCGAGAACGTATCGTACGCATCGACGCAGGAAGATtctgtcgttttttttgggacaaaTAATGGAACAATTCAGCAGTTAGTAAGTGTCCGCCTTAGTGTACGCTTAGGGCTAAGGCTTACTTGTTCGTATGTTCAGCGCAGTCCACGATCGGATGCTGCTTCTTGTAGCACTGATCGCGAACGGTAAAGTAAAAGTTACCCAGCTTGTTCGAGAACGTGGTGTTTACGCGGTGCAGACACTGCTGAAAGTCACGATCACATTTGCAGTGCAGCCTTTCAGGGAGATAGGTATTAGATCCACGATTAGAACTCCTCCTGAACATGATAAGAGAAGCTCCGGGTGGGCGCGTTACCTTGTAAAGTAGTCATCATTTTTGAGGCCATACTTTGTCTCACCAGCAGGTATGTTATCGCAATGGTCGTGCTCACGGCAACACTTGTCTACCTCGGAGTTGGAACCCAGATCGTCATAATCGTTGGCCGTATTACCGGGTCCACACCATTTGGTACCTTAACCCGGGCCCGGAAGCATGGCAACATGATCATTCAACTCTCAACCGATGAAAATCGTTTCTCTCACTTACCTGGTACCGTCAGATTGATCCTTTCCTGGGTACGGTTAGCCCGGGACTTGCTGTGGTCACCATCTGACTCCTCTAGCTCGTTGTCGATGTCGAATGTTTCGGCATTTTTGTACAAATGCTTTGTACAGTTCACCTGCAGCTCCGCGGTTAGAACTAGAAGGAAGTAATAAAGTAGCTTCATGATTGTTACTCAGAATAGAACGCTAACACTGCATCTCGGAAGGGGTGGTTCGCATATTTATAGTGCTGCTTCCTGGGTACCCGTACGGTGTGTCTGAAGATAGTCGGTagtaggaaggaaggaacccCGTTGATTCGCTGATATCAGCATAACACGAACTTTGGCGTCTCTATTCGACGacttgtttgcaaaaaaaccccacaatTAACTTCATCGGGGAGTGGCTTTCGCTGTGACTGTTACCTTGGCGCAATGATAACCTCCTGTGGAGTTGACCCAAAGACGCAGAACACAAACGGCCGTGTGGCGAAGCGTAAGGTAAAGTGATATGAGCAGTGCTTTGGAACACTTGAACCGTACCGTTTTCGATGGCAAAAGTACcaaaattgtttgtttgcggaaGTAAATCTATAAGGTCACATGTGGAATTTTGAAAGTTCAAGTTGAATGCGTGAGTAGCTAGAAGGTCAGGCGGAGTGGTTTGATTCGTTgttcattttgatttgatatttttgaatagttttctattgttttgtattttcctCAAAACGGTACAAAgcgatgaaaataaaaattaataagttgtgaaattgctttttaaaaCACAGTATTTGTACATGCTACTTGCTACACATTCGTGGTTTGCTGTGAGGTATTCTATTGGAGGCTTTGGATCACAATAAACGATCAAAAGATTTCAACGATCAAGCCTTTCAAATGCACGAACTTTCTTGGTGTGGCGCTCACTTCAAGATAAGCACTTATCGATCGATAGGAAGTATGTATATTTTAAATTACTTAAAAAATTATA
Proteins encoded in this region:
- the LOC126575050 gene encoding phospholipase A2-like → MKLLYYFLLVLTAELQVNCTKHLYKNAETFDIDNELEESDGDHSKSRANRTQERINLTVPGTKWCGPGNTANDYDDLGSNSEVDKCCREHDHCDNIPAGETKYGLKNDDYFTRLHCKCDRDFQQCLHRVNTTFSNKLGNFYFTVRDQCYKKQHPIVDCAEHTNKIFLRRCVRYVLDTSRSDMWQWFDLPFYDGNMLDGF